A single window of Pyxicephalus adspersus chromosome 10, UCB_Pads_2.0, whole genome shotgun sequence DNA harbors:
- the PIANP gene encoding PILR alpha-associated neural protein, which translates to MKWSGCGSIYCIFYSLLLSSTCSSLPRPLYPTKSHHHGAIRLTSSPHLAGHQHINPSLHPTKQPSGISHISSPQFVIPIVQSQNMPPKITYFPHRNTQYPRQQSVPARGKRQSEASSFLLPAALEGAVLPSQYPWAILWDPTVSDEEGAQSSASSTPRPNYHHEWGLLEHGEPARGLDLKGVPTTLRPHGFPPLQEGTDPQLYVTIIISVLIVLVATGIIIKFCCERRQKRRRNRNERCALPEEGSLQPLTDLSPDSDIPALQPLKLGDFNKSGLDERSVPCRTSKIPVVTM; encoded by the exons ATGAAGTG GTCTGGCTGTGGTTCCATCTACTGCATTTTCTATTCTTTACTCCTATCAAGCACATGTTCTTCACTTCCCCGACCTCTATACCCCACAAAGTCTCACCACCATGGGGCAATACGCCTGACATCTTCTCCCCACCTAGCTGGCCACCAGCATATAAACCCCTCTCTCCATCCTACTAAACAACCCTCAGGAATCTCCCACATTTCCAGTCCCCAGTTTGTTATACCCATTGTTCAGTCACAGAACATGCCACCAAAGATCACATACTTCCCTCACAGGAACACCCAGTACCCCCGTCAGCAGTCTGTGCCTGCACGGGGCAAACGCCAGTCTGAAGCATCCAGCTTTCTTTTACCCGCTGCCCTGGAAGGGGCAGTTCTTCCTTCACAATACCCTTGGGCTATCTTGTGGGACCCAACCGTCTCAGATGAGGAGGGGGCACAAAGTTCAGCTTCTTCCACCCCTCGACCCAACTACCATCATGAGTGGGGTTTGTTGGAGCATGGTGAGCCAGCGAGAGGTCTGGATCTAAAGGGGGTACCTACCACTCTGAGACCCCATGGATTTCCTCCATTACAAGAAG GGACTGACCCTCAACTTTATGTCACCATCATCATCTCTGTGCTTATTGTGTTGGTGGCTACTGGGATAATCATCAAATTCTG CTGTGAGCGCAGACAGAAACGCAGGAGAAATCGCAATGAACGTTGTGCATTACCGGAAGAAGGAAGCTTACAGCCCCTGACTGATTTGTCACCTGACTCCGATATCCCCGCGCTCCAACCACTAAAACTTGGTGACTTCAACAAAAGTGGCCTGGATGAAAGAAGCGTTCCCTGCAGAACAAGCAA GATTCCCGTGGTGACCATGTGA